Proteins encoded by one window of Salmo trutta chromosome 17, fSalTru1.1, whole genome shotgun sequence:
- the LOC115151367 gene encoding zinc finger protein 536-like, whose protein sequence is MERKWVGGEEEKRSQMALLANQLMDSARVVSVINGRVDHFPQFLRVQNQGHMTQVNGTQEDTRKNRKYPCQLCGKRFRFNSILSLHMRTHTGEKPFKCPYCDHRAAQKGNLKIHLRTHKQGNLGKGRGRIREENRLLHELEERAILRDRHIRGGLGGLPQPPRPHIAQPQQPKPASTTTQLPLTFTGSSPVETLSLPSTSPKMTITGQEDHTQAQLSAGFRCSFCKGKFRKQQELERHIRILHKPYKCTLCEFATSHEEELISHVETAHIASESAQTQRPTLGSGRGVKHLGGEFPCEVCGQTFSQAWFLKGHMRKHKDSFEHCCQICSRRFKEPWFLKNHMKVHLNKLAAKNKQLPADPGESVSMTSVAQDAHYIHLYSQYISSLNSRFLSAERAGHSEFQQIFATTGIGMKVKEMLGRMLAPGHDSMTEGESNRSLLGLNNLVPPLTASNREYQLQASANKGDNLNSYPGWQVMAPGPAVDQGDIYTAKEQQRVYLAKRRVSLDERQASVSDPENQAISRPSSPGLSHVLEESLIGPCFSQTGSTQDDSSLPSSPVSALTGEEKPYSCPPSDYTSPQSVSLSYRLEGYHVHPPPQWNHDTRDNIDPSSPQTPSPKDRSPTSGLYRGLEDPDENRKNPATLHMDRLAPNLPKPSNLHQAYGRPPAIEDNSVTPQGLHQSIQTFINGLTSSVLRGDRKRTAVGGMVSTRGGGQGSSEGEDRVGVKGSDRDSEGETGTGRFAVTPRTRKSQYEPLDLSLRPDWVLSPQAGSAHMDRSQGGLTGLFQQHSSVCNGSLSSNSNRLQAHTGQHTAEQSEIGSGTGDLEMPTEQDDQHNYDFSAHNEDCALKSHVFNKVEEEEEFNKLRIMKSSSSEARLSEKMTEMMVGRPHGPSEAPQWPQEKQGQWGRSVIQPLLSPLELLKPVPTPHHHLHRNLLSVLQSSSGQNHMLLNGHAASLNGGGGGPMERAETSGGKPFQCRYCPYSATQKGNLKTHVLCVHRRPFDSSLYPDRRLRRTHTNAPVSSQEGSAGSSYLPQSIMGLGDTPRPTPTVRDITMTSLCGT, encoded by the exons atggagaggaaatgggtcggtggagaagaggagaagag GAGCCAGATGGCACTGCTAGCCAATCAGCTGATGGATTCAGCCAGGGTTGTGAGTGTCATAAATGGGAGGGTGGACCACTTCCCACAGTTCCTGAGGGTACAGAACCAGGGTCACATGACCCAAGTCAATGGCACCCAGGAAGACACGCGCAagaacaggaagtacccgtgccaACTGTGTGGCAAGCGCTTCCGCTTTAACAGCATCCTGTCGCtgcacatgcgcacgcacacggGCGAGAAGCCCTTTAAATGCCCTTACTGTGACCATCGGGCAGCACAGAAGGGCAACCTCAAGATCCATCTGCGCACTCACAAGCAGGGCAACCTTGGGAAAGGCCGTGGCCGgatcagagaggagaacagactgcTGCACGAGCTGGAGGAGAGGGCCATCCTGAGGGACAGGCACATCAGGGGTGGTCTAGGTGGTCTGCCCCAGCCACCACGACCCCACATAGCCCAGCCCCAGCAACCCAAGCCTGCCTCGACCACCACCCAGCTCCCCTTGACCTTCACAGGTTCTAGCCCTGTAGAGACTCTATCACTGCCATCCACTTCCCCCAAGATGACCATCACAGGCCAGGAGGATCACACCCAGGCCCAGCTTTCTGCAGGTTTCCGCTGCTCCTTCTGCAAGGGCAAGTTCAGAAAGCAGCAGGAGCTAGAGCGCCACATCCGGATCCTCCACAAGCCCTACAAGTGCACCCTGTGTGAGTTCGCCACCTCCCATGAGGAGGAGCTCATCAGCCATGTGGAGACGGCCCACATCGCCTCCGAGTCGGCCCAGACTCAGAGGCCCACGCTGGGCAGCGGTCGGGGCGTGAAGCACCTTGGTGGAGAGTTCCCCTGCGAGGTGTGCGGTCAGACCTTCAGTCAGGCCTGGTTCCTCAAGGGACACATGCGTAAACACAAAGACTCGTTCGAGCACTGCTGCCAGATCTGCAGCCGGCGATTCAAAGAACCCTGGTTCCTCAAGAACCACATGAAGGTCCACCTCAACAAGCTGGCTGCTAAGAACAAGCAGCTCCCTGCTGACCCGGGGGAATCTGTCAGCATGACTAGTGTAGCCCAGGATGCCCACTACATCCACCTCTACTCCCAGTACATCTCAAGCCTCAACAGCAGGTTCCTCTCCGCTGAGAGAGCGGGCCATTCGGAGTTCCAGCAGATCTTCGCCACAACTGGCATTGGGATGAAGGTGAAAGAGATGCTGGGTAGGATGCTGGCACCAGGACACGATTCAATGACTGAGGGGGAGAGTAATCGCTCTTTGTTGGGCTTGAATAATCTGGTGCCTCCTCTGACTGCCAGCAACAGGGAGTATCAACTACAGGCTTCTGCCAACAAGGGAGACAACCTCAACAGCTACCCAGGCTGGCAGgtcatggcaccaggaccggctgtaGATCAGGGAGACATATACACAGCTAAAGAACAGCAGCGGGTCTACCTGGCTAAGCGGAGGGTGTCATTAGATGAGCGACAAGCGTCTGTGAGCGACCCAGAGAACCAGGCTATTAGTAGGCCTAGCAGCCCAGGACTGAGCCATGTCTTGGAAGAGAGCCTCATAGGACCATGCTTCTCTCAGACTGGCAGTACCCAGGATGACAGCAGCCTACCCTCCTCCCCAGTCTCAG CTCTAACAGGCGAGGAGAAGCCCTACAGCTGTCCCCCCAGTGACTACACCAGCCCACAGTCAGTCTCTCTCAGTTACCGTCTGGAAGGCTACCacgtccacccccccccccagtggaACCACGACACCAGGGACAACATAGACCCCTCGTCCCCACAGACCCCCAGCCCCAAGGACCGGAGCCCTACTTCTGGCCTCTACCGTGGGCTGGAGGATCCTGATGAGAACAGGAAAAACCCAGCAACTCTGCACATGGACAGGCTAGCACCCAATCTGCCTAAACCTTCCAACCTGCACCAGGCCTATGGACGACCTCCAGCTATAGAGGACAACAGTGTGACGCCACAGGGTCTTCATCAATCCATACAGACCTTCATCAATGGCCTGACATCTAGTGTTCTGAGAGGGGACAGAAAGAGGACGGCAGTGGGAGGTATGGTCAGCACTCgggggggaggacaggggagcTCTGAGGGGGAGGACCGTGTTGGAGTCAAGGGGAGTGACCGGGACAGTGAGGGGGAGACAGGTACTGGTCGCTTTGCAGTCACACCTAGGACCAGGAAGTCCCAGTATGAGCCTCTGGATCTGTCTCTCAGGCCAGACTGGGTGCTGTCGCCTCAGGCTGGCTCAGCCCACATGGACAGATCTCAAGGGGGATTGACTGGGTTATTCCAGCAGCACAGCAGTGTGTGTAAtggctctctctcctccaatagCAACAGGCTCCAGGCACACACTGGGCAACACACGGCTGAACAGTCAGAGATTGGATCTGGCACTGGTGACCTGGAGATGCCCACAGAGCAGGACGACCAACACAACTATGACTTCTCAGCTCACAATGAGGATTGTGCACTCAAGAGCCATGTGTTTAACAAAGTTGAGGAAGAAGAGGAATTCAACAAGCTAAGGATCAtgaagagtagcagcagcgaagCACGGCTGAGTGAGAAGATGACAGAGATGATGGTTGGCCGTCCCCATGGGCCCAGTGAGGCCCCTCAGTGGCCCCAGGAGAAGCAGGGCCAGTGGGGCAGGTCGGTcatccagcctctcctctctcctctggagCTGCTGAAGCCAGTGCCGACTCCTCACCACCACCTCCACAGAAACCTCCTGTCAGTCCTCCAGTCTTCCAGTGGCCAGAACCACATGCTCCTCAACGGCCATGCAGCCAGCTTGAATGGTGGCGGTGGAGGGCccatggagagagcagagacttcag